CCGGGTACTGGAACAACAATCGCCCCGACGCCAATACTAGTCAATAATGCTACCCGCAAGACGTGAGGCGGATAAGATGAATCGAAAGCGCGTCATGCGGTTGAACGGCGCCACCATGAGTACGCCGGCGCAATCTCCCCTGCCCGCCTGCTGCTGGTCAGCATAGTGGCGGCGGCTCACGTCATTCCCGCATCGAATCCGGAATCCATTCGGCGGGCCGCCGAGGTGATTCGGAACGGCGGTCTCGTCGCCTTTCCAACTGAAACCGTGTACGGGCTCGGCTGCAATGCACTGAATCCGGAGGCGGTGGCGGGCGTCTTCGAGGCTAAGCAGCGGCCTCATTTCGATCCCCTCATCGTGCATATTGCGACACGGACATCCCTCAATCGGCTGGTCGAGACGATCAGCGTCGGCGATCACCGGTTGATGGATGCATTTTGGCCGGGGCCTCTGACTTTAGTGCTGCAGAAGCGAGAAGAGGTTCCCGATATTGTGACGGCAGGACTTCCCACTCTCGCGATTCGGATGCCGGCCCATCCGGTGGCGCGGGCGCTGATCCGGGAAGCGGGGGTCCCGATCGCCGCGCCGAGCGCCAATCCCTTCGGCTATGTGAGTCCGACGTGCGCGCGCCACGTGCTCGACGGACTCGGCGAGCAGGTAGACCTGATTCTCGATGGAGGCCCGTGCCCGATTGGGGTGGAGTCCACCATCGTGTCGATGTTCGGAACCAGGCCGGAAATTCTGCGGCCTGGCAGCATCACGCTGGCGGAGATCCAGAAGGTCATTGGCCCGCTCGGACATACGACTGCTGGTCAAACGACGGTTGTGCCTGGCCAACACCCTCGCCACTACGCGACCCGGACACCGGTAACAATTCTCGCAACTCAAGGGGCAGCCCACACGATTCAAGAGCATGAGCGCGCCGGACTACTGGCCCTGTCGACACCGGGCCACGTGGATGAGCGGTTCCATGCGGTCGAAGTGCTCTCGGCGTCCGGCGATCTGCGGGAAGCCGCGAGGAATTTATTCGCGGCGCTGCGGCGACTGGACGCCCTTGGCCTCGACCATCTGTACGTCGTGCCCTGCGAGGATCAAGGCCTCGGCCTGGCGATCATGGACCGGCTCAGACGCTGTGCCGCGCCGCTCGCTCCGTTACCCCGCCTCACCACTTCACCCGCATCAATCCACATAACGTCGAACTCCAGTGAGCAATGACGCACTGCTATCCGTGCAACTCGTGTGTCGGTGCACGACAGACCTCTACCGTTATAGCAACCTGCGCGCACCGCGAAGGTCCGATCCTTCGGAACCGTGCATTTAGTGAGTGATCTCGACTATTCGTTCACCTCAAAACTTCTCAGTCAGTT
This window of the Nitrospira lenta genome carries:
- a CDS encoding L-threonylcarbamoyladenylate synthase, yielding MAAAHVIPASNPESIRRAAEVIRNGGLVAFPTETVYGLGCNALNPEAVAGVFEAKQRPHFDPLIVHIATRTSLNRLVETISVGDHRLMDAFWPGPLTLVLQKREEVPDIVTAGLPTLAIRMPAHPVARALIREAGVPIAAPSANPFGYVSPTCARHVLDGLGEQVDLILDGGPCPIGVESTIVSMFGTRPEILRPGSITLAEIQKVIGPLGHTTAGQTTVVPGQHPRHYATRTPVTILATQGAAHTIQEHERAGLLALSTPGHVDERFHAVEVLSASGDLREAARNLFAALRRLDALGLDHLYVVPCEDQGLGLAIMDRLRRCAAPLAPLPRLTTSPASIHITSNSSEQ